From Vitis vinifera cultivar Pinot Noir 40024 chromosome 5, ASM3070453v1, the proteins below share one genomic window:
- the LOC100240829 gene encoding transcription factor MYB4 yields the protein MARSPCCDKMGLKKGPWTPEEDKILVAHVQKHGHGNWRALPKQAGLLRCGKSCRLRWVNYLRPDIKRGNFSREEEDAIIDLHEKLGNRWSAIAARLPGRTDNEIKNVWHTNLKKRLKKKLATPNSKGHSTAAASKCDSGSACQSEPVNLNFPGKISPQPSSSEFSSITDSPIRNMEIHMNTGIKDEQMDSLESFPEIHESFWSDALSSDNSSMPTAFHTVNDESQLQFPLSPADALEVGYGHSSRIDDGMEFWYDVFIRAGGLQELN from the exons ATGGCGAGAAGTCCTTGTTGTGACAAGATGGGATTAAAGAAGGGGCCATGGACTCCTGAGGAAGATAAAATTCTGGTGGCCCATGTTCAAAAACATGGCCATGGAAATTGGCGAGCCCTTCCAAAACAAGCCG GATTACTGAGATGTGGGAAGAGTTGCAGGCTCCGATGGGTGAACTACTTACGACCCGATATCAAGAGAGGAAATTTCAGCAGAGAAGAAGAGGATGCCATCATTGACTTACATGAAAAGCTTGGCAATAG ATGGTCTGCCATTGCAGCGAGATTACCGGGTCGGACTGACAATGAGATAAAGAATGTGTGGCACACCAACTTGAAGAAGAGgctcaaaaaaaaattggccaCTCCTAATTCTAAAGGCCACTCTACTGCAGCAGCGTCCAAATGTGACTCGGGTTCTGCATGCCAGTCCGAACCAGTCAATTTAAATTTTCCAGGAAAAATATCCCCACAACCATCTTCCAGTGAATTCTCTTCAATTACAGACTCCCCAATAAGGAACATGGAGATACACATGAACACTGGCATCAAGGATGAACAGATGGACTCACTGGAATCATTTCCTGAAATTCATGAAAGTTTTTGGTCAGATGCACTGTCCTCTGataattcaagcatgccaacgGCTTTCCATACCGTCAACGACGAATCACAGCTTCAATTTCCATTATCTCCAGCCGATGCCCTGGAAGTTGGGTATGGACACAGTTCCAGAATTGATGACGGCATGGAGTTTTGGTATGACGTTTTCATCAGAGCTGGAGGCTTACAAGAGCTTAATTGA
- the LOC100254518 gene encoding transcription factor MYB15, producing MVRAPCCDKVGLKKGPWTTQEDQILTAYVLQHGHGNWRALPKQAGLLRCGKSCRLRWINYLRPDIKRGNFSREEEDTIIELHEKLGNKWSAIAASLPGRTDNEIKNVWHTHLKKRLKKKLATPDSKGHFTAAASTCDSDSFNSSGKMSPQPSSSEFSSFTDSSTRTMETHSTGVKNEQMEEYSTESFPEIDESFWSDALSSDNSSMASDFPAVADELQLQTPELAYGQISNMMDDGMEFWYDVFIRSGGLQEL from the exons ATGGTAAGAGCTCCTTGTTGTGATAAGGTGGGATTGAAGAAGGGGCCATGGACGACTCAGGAAGATCAAATTTTGACGGCCTACGTTCTACAACATGGCCATGGAAACTGGCGAGCCCTTCCAAAACAAGCCG GATTACTAAGATGTGGGAAGAGTTGCAGACTCCGATGGATAAACTACTTACGACCTGATATCAAGAGAGGAAATTTCAGCAGAGAAGAAGAGGATACCATCATTGAGTTACATGAAAAGCTTGGCAATAA ATGGTCGGCCATAGCAGCCAGCCTCCCGGGTCGGACCGACAACGAGATAAAAAATGTCTGGCACACACACCTGAAAAAGAGgctcaaaaaaaaattggccaCTCCGGATTCCAAAGGCCACTTTACTGCAGCAGCTTCCACATGTGACTCGGATTCTTTTAATTCCTCCGGAAAAATGTCCCCTCAACCGTCCTCCAGTGAATTCTCTTCATTTACAGACTCCTCAACAAGGACCATGGAAACACACAGCACTGGCGTCAAGAATGAACAGATGGAGGAGTACTCAACGGAATCATTTCCTGAAATCGATGAAAGTTTTTGGTCAGACGCGCTGTCCTCTGATAATTCAAGCATGGCGTCAGATTTCCCAGCAGTCGCAGACGAATTACAGCTTCAGACACCGGAACTCGCCTATGGACAAATTTCAAACATGATGGATGATGGCATGGAGTTCTGGTATGACGTTTTCATTAGATCTGGCGGCTTACAGGAGCTTTGA
- the LOC109122591 gene encoding uncharacterized mitochondrial protein AtMg00810, which yields MSQPHGYLDTTFPTKVCRLKNALYGLKQAPRAWFQRLSSAVIQWGFSNSRTDSSMFLHFGESTTLIVLVYVDDIIITGCSSTQISSLIAKFDSIFTLRDLEQLSYFLGIEVSYHEGSMNLSQTKYVSNLLHRIEMFDTKPAKTPRAVGKNLSKFDGDPMDEVTQYRSVVGALQYLTITRLDIAFAVNKACQFMQQHTSAHWLSVKRILRYLKGTMQDGLLLSPSNNLTIEGFSDADWGAQPDDRRSSSGYLVYLGGNLVSWSSTKQKVVSRSSAESEYRGLALATVEIIWMQALLQELCVPIPVIPLLWYDNISAYHMAKNPVFHARTKHIEIDLHLIRDQVIRGKIQLHFVPTEDQPADLLTKHLTSSRFLSLKSQLCIAPRPFHLKGDDKPKIEKVVIDLT from the coding sequence ATGTCTCAACCTCATGGCTACTTGGATACTACATTCCCAACCAAAGTGTGTCGATTGAAGAATGCTctatatggtttgaaacaagcaccacGAGCCTGGTTTCAACGACTCAGTTCTGCCGTTATACAGTGGGGATTCAGCAACTCTAGAACTGATAGTTCTATGTTTCTACACTTTGGTGAGTCTACTACTTTGATTGTTcttgtctatgttgatgatataatcaTCACTGGCTGCTCCTCAACACAGATTTCCTCACTCATTGCTAAGTTTGATTCTATTTTTACTTTGAGAGATTTGGAACAGCTATCATACTTCCTCGGTATAGAAGTCTCTTACCATGAAGGCTCTATGAATTTAAGCCAAACCAAATACGTTTCTAATCTGCTTCATCGAATTGAAATGTTTGATACCAAACCAGCAAAAACACCCAGAGCTGTTGGGAAGAATTTGTCCAAGTTTGATGGTGATCCTATGGACGAAGTCACTCAATATCGAAGTGTGGTAGGGGCACTTCAGTATCTAACAATAACAAGGCTTGATATAGCTTTTGCAGTTAATAAGGCATGTCAATTCATGCAACAGCATACCTCAGCTCATTGGCTTTCAGTCAAAAGAATTCTTCGTTATCTTAAAGGAACAATGCAAGATGGGTTATTGCTGAGTCCTTCAAACAATTTGACAATCGAAGGCTtctcagatgcagattggggtGCTCAACCTGATGATAGGCGAAGTTCTAGTGGCTATTTGGTGTATCTGGGAGGTAACTTAGTCTCTTGGTCCTCTACCAAACAAAAGGTGGTGTCTCGCAGCAGTGCCGAGTCTGAATATCGTGGCCTTGCCTTAGCTACTGTAGAAATTATATGGATGCAAGCCTTGTTGCAAGAGTTATGTGTTCCTATACCTGTGATTCCCCTGCTCTGGTATGATAATATCAGTGCTTATCATATGGCAAAGAACCCTGTGTTTCATGCTAGAACGAAGCACATTGAAATAGATCTTCACTTAATCCGAGATCAAGTCATACGAGGCAAAATACAACTGCATTTTGTTCCTACTGAAGATCAGCCAGCTGATCTTTTGACTAAGCATCTTACAAGTTCTCGGTTCTTGTCTCTCAAGTCACAGCTTTGCATAGCTCCAAGACCCTTTCACTTGAAGGGGGATGATAAGCCAAAGATAGAGAAAGTGGTTATAGATCTCACGTGA